The nucleotide sequence CGAGCTCGGCGACCTGCTCGTCGGTCACCGTCACCCGGTCCGAGGACATCGCGTCGGCGTAGGCGAGCGCCAGCCGCTCCTGGTGGCTGAAGGCGGGCGAGGTCGCGTAGGCGTCGATCTGCTTCAGCCGCTCGATGTCGAGGCCGTCGTGCTTCTGCAGCATGGTGCCGAAGTCGACGCACCACGAGCAGCCGATCCGCGTCGCGACCCGGTAGACGGCGAGCTCGCGCACGTTCGCCGGGATCTTCTTCGACGCCCGCTCGGCCAGCAGCTCGTGCACCACGGACGTCCGCAGCAGCGCGGGGTGGTGCGCGACGACGGCCATCGGCTCGGGCACCGCGCCGAAGCGGCGGCCCGCGATCCGGTAGACGAGCTTGAGGAAGAGCCCGGCCTCGGACGTCTTCTTGGCGGGGATGCGTGGCATTTCGGTCTCCTTCGTCCGGCGTCTACGAGCTGGACGAGACGGCGTCCGCGGATGTGACGACCGGCGACGTGAGCCACGCCACCAGCATCGTCACGGCCGCCGCCGAGAACACGACCGCAAGGCCCGGGGCGGCCAGCCCGCCGGTCGTGACCAGCGCGAGCCAGCCGAACACTGCGGCCCCGGCCAGGCCACCGGCCTGCCGGGCGAAGGTCAGCGACCCCAGCGTGACGCCCAGCAGCGCCCGATCGGCCCGCGTCTGGCCCAGGACGGTGTAGGCGGAGGTGCAGACGGCGAAGGCCGCGCCGATCGCGAACAAGCCAGGGGCGAGGAGCCAGGGTGCGCCGTCGGAGGCGGCCGCCACGGCGATCGCGGCGAGCCCGGCCGTGCCGAGCAGGCAGCCGGACCGGCCCCACGCCGTCATCTCCGGGTGCCGCCGGGCCAGTGCGGCGAAGGACGCCGACAGGACGAGCTGTCCCGCGGTCATGGCGACGAGCAGCAGCCCGGTGCCCGCCGCGCCCGCCCCCGAAGCGGCGACCAG is from Amycolatopsis mediterranei and encodes:
- a CDS encoding carboxymuconolactone decarboxylase family protein, producing MPRIPAKKTSEAGLFLKLVYRIAGRRFGAVPEPMAVVAHHPALLRTSVVHELLAERASKKIPANVRELAVYRVATRIGCSWCVDFGTMLQKHDGLDIERLKQIDAYATSPAFSHQERLALAYADAMSSDRVTVTDEQVAELEREFGRDGVLELTYQIALENSRARMNSALGIADQGFTSGDACRVPLP